In Penaeus monodon isolate SGIC_2016 chromosome 8, NSTDA_Pmon_1, whole genome shotgun sequence, one DNA window encodes the following:
- the LOC119576159 gene encoding E3 ubiquitin-protein ligase RMND5A-like, which translates to MDACSAVEREIDKVLSKFTSYSDHASSTITNLRTNIESLRIEIDQAHNGDITEAQAVILSQALGRVKEAVTRLSTEHRDLHSSVSKVGKAIDKNFTADFGCISNDSVFSGEKQQLVNEVICQHFFREGLLDIAEEHIRETGLELQEESREPFFELNRILAALKSRDLEPALQWAEENREKLRAQNSSLEFKLHRLAYINLVSEGPHSVPQAIEYARVHFTPFVYQHEKVIQSLMGCLLYVKGGLINSPYADLLSAQQWSEICDVFTRDACSLLGLSVDSSLAVCVNAGCTALPVLLNIKQVMQQRQVHNMWNSKEELPIEIDLGPSSRYHSIFACPILRQQSTESNPPMRLICGHVISRDALNKLTTSSKLKCPYCPVEQNPADAIQIFF; encoded by the exons ATGGACGCGTGTTCTGCCGtcgagagagaaattgataaagTTTTGTCGAAATTCACCTCCTACAGTGACCATGCGTCGAGTACCATTACTAATCTGCGCACGAATATTGAGAGTCTCCGGATAGAGATTGATCAAG CTCATAATGGTGATATCACAGAAGCCCAAGCAGTTATACTGAGCCAGGCCCTTGGACGTGTAAAAGAAGCAGTCACACGACTCAGCACAGAACACAGAGATCTCCATTCTTCTGTATCAAAAGTTGGCAAAGCCATTGACAAG aattttactGCTGACTTTGGATGTATCAGCAATGATTCAGTGTTCAGCGGAGAAAAGCAACAATTAGTAAATGAAGTCATTTGTCAACATTTCTTCCGGGAAGGACTTTTAGATATTGCAGAAGAACATATAAGA GAAACAGGTTTGGAGCTGCAGGAAGAGTCGCGTGAACCATTTTTTGAGCTTAATCGTATTCTGGCAGCTCTTAAAAGTAGAGACCTTGAACCAGCATTGCAGTGGGCTGAAGAAAACAGGGAGAAATTGAGGGCCCAG AATAGCAGTCTGGAATTCAAGTTACATCGCTTGGCTTACATAAATTTAGTTAGTGAAGGGCCGCACAGTGTTCCTCAAGCTATTGAGTATGCCAGAGTTCATTTCACACCATTTGTATATCAGCATGAAAAGG tgATCCAAAGCCTTATGGGATGCCTGCTGTATGTCAAAGGTGGCTTGATAAACTCTCCATATGCAGATCTCCTAAGTGCACAACAGTGGTCAGAAATTTGTGATGTGTTCACAAGAGATGCCTGTTCCTTACTTGGTCTCTCAGTAGATAGCTCTTTAGCTGTGTG TGTAAATGCAGGGTGTACAGCTTTGCCGGTTCTGCTGAATATCAAACAGGTCATGCAGCAGAGACAAGTTCACAACATGTGGAATAGCAAAGAGGAACTCCCA attGAGATTGATCTTGGCCCATCATCCCGTTATCATTCAATATTTGCATGTCCTATTCTACGTCAGCAATCAACAGAGTCTAATCCTCCCATGAGATTGATATGTGGTCACGTGATCTCACGGGATGCCCTGAATAAGCTTACAACCAGTTCAAA GTTGAAGTGCCCCTACTGTCCTGTTGAACAAAATCCAGCAGAtgctattcagatttttttttaa
- the LOC119576158 gene encoding E3 ubiquitin-protein ligase RNF103-like has product MWQRPALALLYLAIVVVVTWMVEMVFWWDAGYTSYQIVNPLRNLSVSQLRSLLEIRGIQHTALLEKSEIVNLLQQSGPVQYGELLEKKEDTKKQAPIELSGKDDYHEQVYEENESLWLVEVVPGEGQYTGHRLLDDRSWRILAPKLQALQISSAVISCQFDRRFCARQGWSHPQLVLVLPPRKQGNMQSSWINGQTAGREHIVLASTTHLTAASVLSWLHSQIQSRIQVVNCLTQLEEIWFNTTAVSKEKIPRVVYISELLNPPLLIATLGLRLSTRIKLASFTVKYEEKEQVSQLLKRTGLTGIPNIAVVTAEGVTSYGKQKGESLTNTALDSYMCTLQPQMNDVFLVSLVLANALAVADIFNVFDVRVRAWKHAIRTLIRMLVYNIFVFVVWLAFTAILKFPLANIFLESGLWLIFYLNSTWLFAQLRYHWLMIARHPIIFWMSAHIFGIIVILRRVISRRESEPADMDSNWWSIFSMDSYLVDVLFRPMASLSRPRPSQDLGLEEGMELLIERLATPDLWLHPVIPNDYMKDLPTWRYDGWGNEEDLKSESETDIDSVSDNENDILLDIHACCQDENCRLCELWTTVKEIYVCHRCAILKRKLERQYLRYRKISDSCLQNITYEKLLKVCENCSKTKKQNAALNSQQSDSLKDVWLLSPQSLTELKWTAPSYAIESRVCAICLGRYRWSAVLCGLPCGHNYHHSCITEWLLKDNHHCPTCRWPSYKNKPANTTHEHEE; this is encoded by the exons atgtggcaGCGGCCAGCTCTTGCACTTCTCTATTTGGCGATAGTTGTCGTTGTGACATGGATGGTGGAAATGGTGTTTTGGTGGGATGCTGGATACACATCATACCAG ATTGTAAATCCACTAAGAAATTTATCAGTATCACAGTTACGCAGTCTGCTTGAAATTCGAGGCATCCAGCACACAGCACTCTTAGAGAAATCAGAAATTGTAAACCTTCTGCAACAGTCAG GCCCAGTCCAGTATGGAGAActtttagagaaaaaagaggatactAAGAAACAGGCTCCAATAGAGTTATCAGGGAAAGATGACTATCATGAACAA GTTTATGAAGAGAATGAGTCTTTATGGCTTGTTGAGGTAGTTCCTGGAGAGGGTCAGTACACAGGCCACCGTCTTCTGGATGACCGTTCTTGGCGTATCCTGGCACCTAAGCTGCAGGCTCTCCAGATCAGCAGTGCCGTCATCAGCTGCCAGTTTGATCGTAG ATTCTGTGCACGGCAAGGCTGGAGTCACCCACAACTGGTACTGGTGCTACCACCAAGGAAACAGGGAAACATGCAGAGTAGTTGGATCAATGGCCAGACAGCAGGAAGAGAGCACATTGTTTTAGCATCAACAACACATCTCACTGCTGCTTCAGTTCTTTCATGGCTTCATAGCCAAATACAGTCAAGAATTCAAGTTGTTAATTGCTTGACACAGCTTGAAGAAATTTGGTTCAATACCACAGCTGTCAGTAAAGAAAAG ATTCCACGTGTGGTTTATATCTCTGAGTTGTTGAACCCACCATTATTGATAGCAACTCTTGGTCTCCGACTGTCAACTCGAATTAAGCTTGCATCTTTCACTGTCAAGtatgaagaaaaggaacaa GTTTCCCAGTTGCTTAAAAGGACAGGACTGACTGGAATACCAAATATAGCTGTTGTCACAGCAGAAGGAGTAACTTCTTATGGCAAGCAGAAGGGAGAGTCGCTCACAAACACTGCCCTTGATTCCTACATGTGTACTCTACAGCCTCAAATGAATGATGTCTTTTTAGTATCACTTGTGCTGGCCAATGCCTTAGCAGTTGCTGATATATTTAATGTGTTTGATGTCCGGGTGAGAGCATGGAAACATGCCATTCGCACTCTGATACGAATGCTTGTATACaacatatttgtttttgttgtttggcttGCTTTCACTGCAATTCTCAAGTTTCCATTAGCTAATATTTTTCTTGAATCTGGGTTATGGTTGATCTTCTATTTAAACTCTACTTGGCTTTTTGCTCAGCTAAGATACCATTGGCTTATGATCGCAAGGCATCCCATCATATTTTGGATGTCAGCGCACATTTTTGGCATCATCGTCATCTTGAGGAGGGTCATCTCAAGAAGGGAAAGTGAACCAGCTGATATGGATTCCAATTGGTGGTCAATATTCTCAATGGATTCCTATTTGGTTGACGTTCTTTTCCGTCCCATGGCATCACTGTCTCGCCCAAGGCCATCTCAGGATTTAGGTCTGGAGGAGGGCATGGAGCTCCTCATAGAGCGATTAGCCACACCAGACTTGTGGCTACATCCTGTTATACCAAATGATTATATGAAGGATTTGCCAACATGGAGGTATGATGGGTGGGGCAACGAGGAAGACCTAAAATCAGAAAGTGAAACGGATATTGATAGcgtcagtgataatgaaaatgacattctGCTAGACATACATGCCTGTTGTCAAGATGAAAATTGTAGGCTATGTGAGCTTTGGACTACAGTGAAGGAAATATATGTCTGTCATCGATGTGCAATCTTGAAAAGGAAATTGGAGAGGCAGTACTTGAGGTACAGAAAAATCAGTGACAGCTGTCTTCAAAACATTACATATGAAAAGTTATTAAAAGTTTGTGAAAATtgttcaaaaacaaagaaacaaaatgcaGCACTCAATTCCCAACAGAGTGATTCATTGAAGGATGTATGGCTGCTTTCACCTCAGAGTCTGACAGAATTAAAATGGACAGCACCATCATATGCAATAGAAAGTCGGGTATGTGCAATATGCCTAGGAAGATACCGATGGTCAGCAGTTTTGTGTGGCCTTCCATGTGGACACAACTACCACCACTCTTGCATTACAGAGTGGTTATTAAAAGATAACCACCATTGTCCAACCTGCCGTTGgccatcatataaaaataaaccagCTAATACTACGCATGAGCATGAAGAATAA